The bacterium genome segment TCATCGGACCAACAGTAGCGAATCGCGTCGAAAATGCGTGAAACCCGAGATCACCCGGCGCAAAATAGTAGGCTTCATCATAGTGATTGTTTGGATCGTCAGGAATATGCATCTTTCGGTATTTGCCGGAGAGTTGTCCGTCTGCATCGACAACGATCGCGGTGTTGTAGAATTTGTCTGCTCGTTCAAAAAGTGAAGTAATCACAGCGACCTTGCAGTTCGCGGCCACCTCACGCAGGAGGTCCGTTGTCGGGCCAGGCACCGGCTCCGCAAGCGCGAAATATCGATCGTCACGCGTCTGGCAGAAGTACGGGGAGTTGAACAGCTCCGGAAGACAAACAATCTGCGCGCCTTTCGAAGCGAGTTCCCGAATGCCCTCCCTTCCTTTATATATATTGGCTTCAACATCGTCGCCGCAGTGCATCTGCACCAATCCAACGGATACAACTCTCTTCATAGGGTTCCTGAAAGAATCAAATTATCCGTAATATGAGGTTGAGTCAAATTATGGAGCGCAGGCGAGTCGCCCACCACATTGCATCATGGGCCGCAGGCATCTTTGCCTGTATTGTATAACTTGATGGGGTTAGACCGGGATTACTTAACGTTCACGGATGCGGTAAGACCTGAACAAGAGTTCTCGGCCGACAGGCACACGGTTACATTGCGCGATTTGATTTTAAATTCCAGCGTTGCAAGAAAGTCGGGACGCAGCTGAGAAATGGATATCTGGCAACGCGGAGCCGTTTGTTTCACAATGGAAACCACCGCCGCCGAATCGTTTTTCTGAACTGCTTCAAGAAATTTTGCGGCGTAGCTCGTATCGGAGGAAAGACGATTCAGAAAGCTGTTTGCTTCATGGACCACGACAAAGATGTCTGCCGATTCAATACTTCCTTGCTTTGCCAGAGTCTTCACTTGTTCCGTAGTGTCGATCTTGCCGGCGCGAGTAACAGAGCTTATGAGCATCAAAAAGAGGGCGAGGGCAAAGACCGGTTTCTGGATTTTCAAAGTCCCTCCTTATGGTTTCCTGCAGTGACCCTGGAAACTGTCGATCCATAACCCGAAGCGCACGTCGATTCTGTAGAGGACCTCGCCAATGGCAAATTCCGGTGCGGGGCATTGAATCGAAGCAACATGATCTCCACCAGGTCCA includes the following:
- a CDS encoding carbon-nitrogen hydrolase; translated protein: MKRVVSVGLVQMHCGDDVEANIYKGREGIRELASKGAQIVCLPELFNSPYFCQTRDDRYFALAEPVPGPTTDLLREVAANCKVAVITSLFERADKFYNTAIVVDADGQLSGKYRKMHIPDDPNNHYDEAYYFAPGDLGFHAFSTRFATVGPMICFDQWFPEGARMEAEQGAEILFYPTAIGWPEFQRSEELNRAENNMWKTIQIAHGIANNCFVAAVNRVGVQDTLNFWGSSFVSDPYGRVLVLGPSDTEANLIAECDMSVIDQKKKDWPFLESRRIRYEQSR